A window of the Vigna angularis cultivar LongXiaoDou No.4 chromosome 3, ASM1680809v1, whole genome shotgun sequence genome harbors these coding sequences:
- the LOC108326666 gene encoding protein NPGR2 isoform X2: MRAKSLISKKQISLRLRKMIKCICSGEQLKVDELGYSSESLATRDYSASGGFSRPGENDTKIDNTNIEEAESSLRESGYLNYEEARALLGRLEYQKGNVEAALHVFEGIDIATVVPKIKVSISRRCEPNRRRSQSDAQPPMSMHAVTLILEAVFLKAKSLQALGRFQDAAQSCKTILDTVESALPEGWPENLVSDCKLQETVGNAVELLPELWKLAGSPQDVISSFRRALLYHWNLGIKASTRIQKEFAFFLLYSGCEASPPALRSQLDGSFVPRSNLEEAVLLLLILLRKFVLGYIEWDPSLIDHLSFALSVSGEFMTLAQQVEELLPENMDRKERFYTLALCYSGEGEHTTALDLLRNSLNHRENSDCIKELLLASKVCADKKIYTEEGIRYSFKAISQLNGKCMQMAAIANCFLGVLLSSKSRSAASESEKIFLQSEALSALKDSERTMRESDPYIVLHLCLEYAEQRKLSTAIDHAKKLIKLEGGSSVSAYILLARILSAQRKFEDAELVIDAALDQSGKWDQGELLRTKAKLRIAQGKLKNAVETYTFLLAVLQVQNKSLGTASKKSKGNRDRRLEMEIWHDLANVYMALSQWQDAEVCLAKSEAINPYSASRWHTKGLLFEARGLHPEALKSFRKALDIDPNHVPSLISTACVLRQLGGQSSSIVRSLLTDALRLDRTNPSAWYNLGLFYRDDLGTSAMEAVECFEAAAFLEESSPIEPFR, from the exons ATGAGAGCTAAGAGTTTGATAAGTAAAAAGCAGATAAGCCTAAGATTGAGAAAAATGATTAAGTGTATATGCTCCGGGGAGCAGTTAAAGGTGGATGAATTAGGTTACTCATCGGAGTCCTTAGCAACCAGAGATTATTCAGCAAGTGGTGGCTTTTCTCGTCCTGGTGAAAACGACACAAAGATTGACAATACCAACATTGAAGAAGCAGAGTCTTCTCTTCGTGAAAGTGGTTATTTAAACTATGAG GAAGCTAGAGCTTTGCTTGGAAGACTTGAGTATCAGAAAGGCAATGTCGAAGCTGCACTTCATGTGTTTGAAGGAATAGATATTGCTACTGTCGTTCCCAAGATTAAAGTTTCTATATCTAGAAGATGTGAGCCTAATAGACGCCGTTCTCAAAGTGATGCTCAGCCTCCTATGTCAATGCATGCTGTTACTTTAATTCTTGAAGCTGTCTTTCTCAAGGCCAAATCGTTGCAGGCTCTAGGAAGGTTTCAAG ATGCTGCCCAGTCATGCAAGACGATTTTAGACACTGTTGAATCAGCTTTACCAGAAGGTTGGCCTGAAAACTTAGTTTCGGACTGTAAACTGCAAGAGACAGTGGGAAATGCTGTGGAACTGCTTCCAGAGTTGTGGAAGCTTGCAGGCTCTCCTCAAGACGTTATCTCATCGTTTAGGAGGGCCCTTCTTTATCATTGGAATCTTGGCATTAAAGCCAGCACAAGAATACAAAAGGAATTTGCTTTTTTTCTTCTGTATAGTGGTTGTGAAGCTAGCCCTCCTGCTCTCCGCTCTCAGTTGGATGGTTCCTTTGTGCCAAGAAGCAACTTAGAAGAGGCTGTTCTTCTGCTTCTGATTTTGCTGAGAAAATTTGTTCTTGGATACATTGAATGGGACCCTTCGTTAATTGATCACCTTTCGTTTGCTCTAAGTGTTTCTGGGGAATTCATGACTCTAGCTCAGCAGGTTGAGGAATTGCTTCCTGAAAACATGGACAGAAAAGAAAGATTCTATACTCTAGCTCTTTGTTACTCTGGAGAAGGTGAACATACGACTGCTTTGGATCTTCTAAGGAACTCTCTGAATCACAGAGAGAACTCAGACTGCATAAAGGAGCTACTTCTAGCTTCAAAAGTTTGTGCAGACAAGAAGATTTACACTGAAGAAGGAATCAGATATTCTTTCAAAGCCATTTCTCAGCTGAATGGAAAGTGCATGCAGATGGCAGCTATTGCAAATTGCTTTCTAGGCGTTCTACTGTCATCAAAATCCAGATCAGCCGCTTCTGAATCAGAGAAGATATTTTTGCAGTCCGAAGCACTCAGTGCTCTAAAGGATTCGGAGAGAACGATGAGGGAGAGCGATCCTTACATTGTCCTTCATCTTTGTCTAGAATATGCTGAACAGAGGAAGTTGAGCACTGCTATTGATCATGCAAAGAAACTGATTAAGCTTGAGGGTGGATCTAGTGTCAGTGCATATATTCTTTTAGCGCGGATTTTATCTGCTCAACGAAAGTTTGAAGATGCAGAGCTGGTTATCGATGCAGCTCTAGATCAAAGTGGGAAATGGGATCAAGGAGAATTGTTGAGAACTAAAGCTAAACTAAGGATTGCACAGGGAAAATTAAAGAATGCGGTGGAGACATATACTTTTCTTCTTGCTGTTCTTCAGGtccaaaataaaagtttagGCACGGCAAGTAAG AAGAGTAAGGGAAACCGTGACAGAAGACTGGAAATGGAAATATGGCATGATTTAGCCAATGTGTATATGGCCTTATCACAGTGGCAGGATGCTGAAGTTTGTCTGGCAAAATCTGAGGCTATTAATCCCTATTCTGCTTCTAGATGGCACACAAAGG GTTTACTCTTTGAAGCCAGAGGTCTTCATCCAGAGGCTCTGAAATCATTTAGGAAAGCATTAGATATTGATCCCAACCATGTTCCAAGTTTGATATCTACAGCTTGTGTACTCAGACAACTTGGTGGTCAATCATCTTCAATAGTCAGAAGCCTACTCACTGATGCGTTGCGCCTTGACAGAACAAACCCATCTGCTTGGTACAATCTTGGACTGTTCTACAGAGATGATCTGGGGACATCGGCAATGGAAGCCGTTGAATGCTTTGAAGCTGCAgcttttcttgaagaatcttcTCCCATCGAACCCTTTAGATAG
- the LOC108326666 gene encoding protein NPGR2 isoform X1: MVLGNRVECFSMRAKSLISKKQISLRLRKMIKCICSGEQLKVDELGYSSESLATRDYSASGGFSRPGENDTKIDNTNIEEAESSLRESGYLNYEEARALLGRLEYQKGNVEAALHVFEGIDIATVVPKIKVSISRRCEPNRRRSQSDAQPPMSMHAVTLILEAVFLKAKSLQALGRFQDAAQSCKTILDTVESALPEGWPENLVSDCKLQETVGNAVELLPELWKLAGSPQDVISSFRRALLYHWNLGIKASTRIQKEFAFFLLYSGCEASPPALRSQLDGSFVPRSNLEEAVLLLLILLRKFVLGYIEWDPSLIDHLSFALSVSGEFMTLAQQVEELLPENMDRKERFYTLALCYSGEGEHTTALDLLRNSLNHRENSDCIKELLLASKVCADKKIYTEEGIRYSFKAISQLNGKCMQMAAIANCFLGVLLSSKSRSAASESEKIFLQSEALSALKDSERTMRESDPYIVLHLCLEYAEQRKLSTAIDHAKKLIKLEGGSSVSAYILLARILSAQRKFEDAELVIDAALDQSGKWDQGELLRTKAKLRIAQGKLKNAVETYTFLLAVLQVQNKSLGTASKKSKGNRDRRLEMEIWHDLANVYMALSQWQDAEVCLAKSEAINPYSASRWHTKGLLFEARGLHPEALKSFRKALDIDPNHVPSLISTACVLRQLGGQSSSIVRSLLTDALRLDRTNPSAWYNLGLFYRDDLGTSAMEAVECFEAAAFLEESSPIEPFR, encoded by the exons ATGGTCCTAG GAAACCGAGTGGAATGTTTCAGTATGAGAGCTAAGAGTTTGATAAGTAAAAAGCAGATAAGCCTAAGATTGAGAAAAATGATTAAGTGTATATGCTCCGGGGAGCAGTTAAAGGTGGATGAATTAGGTTACTCATCGGAGTCCTTAGCAACCAGAGATTATTCAGCAAGTGGTGGCTTTTCTCGTCCTGGTGAAAACGACACAAAGATTGACAATACCAACATTGAAGAAGCAGAGTCTTCTCTTCGTGAAAGTGGTTATTTAAACTATGAG GAAGCTAGAGCTTTGCTTGGAAGACTTGAGTATCAGAAAGGCAATGTCGAAGCTGCACTTCATGTGTTTGAAGGAATAGATATTGCTACTGTCGTTCCCAAGATTAAAGTTTCTATATCTAGAAGATGTGAGCCTAATAGACGCCGTTCTCAAAGTGATGCTCAGCCTCCTATGTCAATGCATGCTGTTACTTTAATTCTTGAAGCTGTCTTTCTCAAGGCCAAATCGTTGCAGGCTCTAGGAAGGTTTCAAG ATGCTGCCCAGTCATGCAAGACGATTTTAGACACTGTTGAATCAGCTTTACCAGAAGGTTGGCCTGAAAACTTAGTTTCGGACTGTAAACTGCAAGAGACAGTGGGAAATGCTGTGGAACTGCTTCCAGAGTTGTGGAAGCTTGCAGGCTCTCCTCAAGACGTTATCTCATCGTTTAGGAGGGCCCTTCTTTATCATTGGAATCTTGGCATTAAAGCCAGCACAAGAATACAAAAGGAATTTGCTTTTTTTCTTCTGTATAGTGGTTGTGAAGCTAGCCCTCCTGCTCTCCGCTCTCAGTTGGATGGTTCCTTTGTGCCAAGAAGCAACTTAGAAGAGGCTGTTCTTCTGCTTCTGATTTTGCTGAGAAAATTTGTTCTTGGATACATTGAATGGGACCCTTCGTTAATTGATCACCTTTCGTTTGCTCTAAGTGTTTCTGGGGAATTCATGACTCTAGCTCAGCAGGTTGAGGAATTGCTTCCTGAAAACATGGACAGAAAAGAAAGATTCTATACTCTAGCTCTTTGTTACTCTGGAGAAGGTGAACATACGACTGCTTTGGATCTTCTAAGGAACTCTCTGAATCACAGAGAGAACTCAGACTGCATAAAGGAGCTACTTCTAGCTTCAAAAGTTTGTGCAGACAAGAAGATTTACACTGAAGAAGGAATCAGATATTCTTTCAAAGCCATTTCTCAGCTGAATGGAAAGTGCATGCAGATGGCAGCTATTGCAAATTGCTTTCTAGGCGTTCTACTGTCATCAAAATCCAGATCAGCCGCTTCTGAATCAGAGAAGATATTTTTGCAGTCCGAAGCACTCAGTGCTCTAAAGGATTCGGAGAGAACGATGAGGGAGAGCGATCCTTACATTGTCCTTCATCTTTGTCTAGAATATGCTGAACAGAGGAAGTTGAGCACTGCTATTGATCATGCAAAGAAACTGATTAAGCTTGAGGGTGGATCTAGTGTCAGTGCATATATTCTTTTAGCGCGGATTTTATCTGCTCAACGAAAGTTTGAAGATGCAGAGCTGGTTATCGATGCAGCTCTAGATCAAAGTGGGAAATGGGATCAAGGAGAATTGTTGAGAACTAAAGCTAAACTAAGGATTGCACAGGGAAAATTAAAGAATGCGGTGGAGACATATACTTTTCTTCTTGCTGTTCTTCAGGtccaaaataaaagtttagGCACGGCAAGTAAG AAGAGTAAGGGAAACCGTGACAGAAGACTGGAAATGGAAATATGGCATGATTTAGCCAATGTGTATATGGCCTTATCACAGTGGCAGGATGCTGAAGTTTGTCTGGCAAAATCTGAGGCTATTAATCCCTATTCTGCTTCTAGATGGCACACAAAGG GTTTACTCTTTGAAGCCAGAGGTCTTCATCCAGAGGCTCTGAAATCATTTAGGAAAGCATTAGATATTGATCCCAACCATGTTCCAAGTTTGATATCTACAGCTTGTGTACTCAGACAACTTGGTGGTCAATCATCTTCAATAGTCAGAAGCCTACTCACTGATGCGTTGCGCCTTGACAGAACAAACCCATCTGCTTGGTACAATCTTGGACTGTTCTACAGAGATGATCTGGGGACATCGGCAATGGAAGCCGTTGAATGCTTTGAAGCTGCAgcttttcttgaagaatcttcTCCCATCGAACCCTTTAGATAG